From Raphanus sativus cultivar WK10039 unplaced genomic scaffold, ASM80110v3 Scaffold0720, whole genome shotgun sequence, a single genomic window includes:
- the LOC130502873 gene encoding uncharacterized protein LOC130502873, with the protein MNTSGRLKLRGVWKCTKWDNDTPACERSYALKITKDKLCDDLKMMYSYINDPHYLWYTLNNRYSEMFLHKAEKEWREIKFQNYESVNKYDSDLMRIAYTLNLFGESTTNRDKLTKTRETIHPSDAISLYHASKCTTYFDLLDKLLEIEKKKKTKAENIKQFDEILSIHKLRQEFDLSIPEAGEEQTEWTHVDNELDLFIE; encoded by the coding sequence ATGAACACTTCAGGAAGATTAAAACTCAGAGGAGTTTGGAAGTGTACCAAGTGGGATAATGATACCCCTGCGTGTGAGAGGTCGTATGCCCTCAAGATCACGAAGGATAAACTCTGTGATGATCTAAAAATGATGTACAGCTACATCAATGATCCACATTATCTCTGGTATACATTGAACAATAGATACTCAGAAATGTTCTTGCATAAAGCAGAAAAAGAATGGCGAGAAATAAAGTTCCAGAATTATGAATCTGTGAACAAGTATGACTCTGACCTTATGAGAATCGCCTACACTCTCAACCTATTTGGAGAGTCGACAACCAACAGGGATAAGCTCACCAAGACTCGTGAGACTATCCATCCGAGTGATGCGATATCTTTATATCACGCCAGTAAGTGTACTACTTACTTTGATCTACTCGACAAACTGTTGGAAattgagaagaaaaagaaaacaaaggcaGAGAACATCAAGCAATTTGATGAGATCTTAAGCATACATAAGCTGAGACAAGAGTTTGATTTGAGTATTCCTGAAGCTGGAGAAGAACAAACCGAGTGGACTCATGTAGATAATGAGCTTGATCTATTCATTGAATAA